Proteins encoded in a region of the Veillonella parvula genome:
- a CDS encoding YhcH/YjgK/YiaL family protein: MFFSSITADYTKMGYPKAIVRALDFLKNTDLKTLPGGRHAIEGDMMYANVDDVETKLFEATKPESHRNYVDIQFMVSGEENMGFFVDKGLVKPVESYPDRDCYFYPNEAVDEGQIHCPEGYYTVFFPSDVHRPLLAVNDKPIKIRKVVVKVHVSLLGD, from the coding sequence ATGTTTTTCTCTAGTATTACCGCAGATTATACAAAAATGGGCTATCCTAAAGCCATCGTGCGCGCTTTGGATTTCTTGAAAAACACAGATTTGAAAACATTGCCTGGAGGACGTCATGCCATTGAAGGCGACATGATGTATGCTAACGTAGACGATGTAGAAACAAAACTATTTGAAGCTACAAAACCGGAATCGCACCGTAATTATGTAGATATCCAATTTATGGTGAGCGGCGAGGAAAACATGGGCTTTTTCGTAGATAAAGGTCTCGTTAAACCTGTGGAGTCCTATCCAGATCGAGATTGCTATTTTTATCCTAATGAAGCGGTTGATGAAGGGCAAATCCATTGCCCAGAAGGGTACTACACTGTATTCTTCCCCTCTGATGTTCATCGGCCTTTGCTTGCTGTAAACGATAAACCTATTAAAATCCGTAAGGTGGTTGTGAAAGTTCACGTATCTTTGCTCGGTGACTAG